A genome region from Deinococcus sp. KNUC1210 includes the following:
- a CDS encoding adenylosuccinate synthase: MPGIAIIGAQWGDEGKGKITDFLAPRAQFVARYQGGANAGHTVTAKGQTFKLNLLPSGVLHPGTVSILGDGMVIDPMKFMEERSNLLAAGLEPDLRISDRAHLVLPHHKYVDGRKDFVGTTGRGIGPAYADRARRVGIRFGDLLDEAVLAERVERLLEAKPNSTRDAGWVDAASALKDLAPIRDQLSPFIFDTGSQLRQAIKDGHNVLFEGAQATLLDLNYGTYPFVTSSHPTVGGIIVGTGVSHKALNKVYGVAKAFNTRVGHGPFVTEVFGEMELRLRGDGSQPWDEYGTTTGRARRVGWLDLELLRYAVDVNGLDGLVINKMDVLAGLDSVPVCTGYDAAGGPVFRQMKGWATTDGATSRETLPKEAQAYLDLIEETVNCPVVIFSCGPAREQTYGAVDWSV, from the coding sequence ATGCCTGGAATTGCAATTATCGGCGCACAGTGGGGAGACGAGGGCAAGGGCAAGATCACAGATTTTCTGGCCCCCAGAGCGCAGTTCGTGGCCCGCTATCAGGGTGGAGCCAATGCCGGGCATACCGTGACCGCCAAGGGGCAGACCTTCAAGCTGAACCTGTTGCCCAGCGGTGTGCTGCATCCCGGCACCGTCAGCATCCTGGGTGACGGCATGGTGATCGATCCCATGAAGTTCATGGAGGAGCGCTCCAACCTGCTGGCGGCGGGCCTGGAACCCGATCTGCGAATTTCCGACCGCGCTCATCTGGTGCTGCCCCACCACAAGTATGTCGATGGCAGGAAGGATTTCGTGGGCACCACCGGGCGCGGCATCGGCCCGGCCTACGCCGACAGAGCGCGGCGGGTGGGCATCCGCTTCGGTGATCTGCTCGACGAGGCTGTGCTGGCCGAGCGCGTCGAACGGCTGCTGGAAGCCAAGCCCAACAGCACCCGTGACGCTGGCTGGGTCGATGCGGCGTCGGCCCTGAAAGACCTGGCCCCGATCCGCGATCAGCTTTCGCCCTTCATCTTCGATACCGGGTCGCAGCTCCGGCAGGCCATCAAGGACGGACACAACGTGCTGTTCGAGGGCGCACAGGCCACCCTGCTCGACCTGAACTACGGCACCTATCCCTTCGTCACCAGCAGTCACCCCACCGTCGGCGGCATCATCGTGGGCACGGGCGTCAGTCACAAGGCGCTGAACAAGGTGTACGGCGTTGCCAAGGCCTTCAATACCCGCGTCGGTCACGGCCCCTTCGTCACCGAGGTCTTCGGTGAGATGGAACTGCGGCTGCGCGGCGACGGGTCGCAGCCCTGGGACGAATACGGCACCACCACCGGGCGGGCGAGGCGTGTCGGCTGGCTCGATCTCGAACTGCTGCGCTACGCCGTGGACGTGAACGGTCTCGACGGGCTGGTCATCAACAAGATGGACGTGCTGGCGGGCCTGGACAGCGTTCCGGTCTGCACCGGCTACGACGCGGCGGGCGGCCCGGTGTTCCGTCAGATGAAGGGCTGGGCCACCACTGACGGCGCGACCAGCCGCGAGACGCTGCCGAAAGAGGCGCAGGCATACCTCGACCTGATCGAAGAAACCGTCAACTGCCCGGTAGTCATCTTCTCGTGTGGTCCGGCCCGCGAGCAGACCTACGGCGCGGTGGACTGGAGCGTTTAA
- the folE gene encoding GTP cyclohydrolase I FolE, which translates to MPIPKTNEAVNPQADGSGIAELTHDWLHHIGEDPEREGLLKTPQRVEKAWRFLTGGYRQTLEEVAGDAVFAAEGSEMVIVKDIEFYSMCEHHMLPFFGRAHIGYIPSGKILGLSKFARITDLYARRLQVQERLTTQIAEAVQELLDPKGVAVVLEGVHLCMAMRGVEKQNSSTSTSAMRGLFKSDPRTRAEFMSAVQGSFKGR; encoded by the coding sequence ATGCCCATCCCCAAAACCAACGAAGCTGTAAACCCACAGGCAGACGGCAGCGGGATCGCCGAACTGACTCACGACTGGCTGCACCACATCGGGGAAGACCCGGAGCGCGAGGGACTGCTCAAGACCCCTCAGCGCGTCGAAAAAGCCTGGCGTTTTCTGACGGGCGGCTACCGTCAGACGCTCGAAGAAGTGGCCGGAGACGCGGTGTTTGCCGCCGAGGGCAGCGAAATGGTGATCGTCAAGGACATCGAGTTCTATTCGATGTGCGAACACCACATGCTGCCGTTCTTTGGCCGCGCCCACATCGGGTACATTCCCAGCGGCAAGATCCTGGGGCTGTCCAAGTTCGCCCGCATCACCGACCTGTATGCCCGCCGCCTTCAGGTGCAGGAGCGCCTGACCACCCAGATCGCCGAAGCGGTGCAGGAACTGCTGGACCCGAAGGGCGTGGCCGTCGTGCTGGAAGGCGTGCACCTGTGCATGGCGATGCGCGGCGTGGAGAAGCAGAATTCCAGCACCAGCACCAGTGCGATGCGCGGCCTCTTCAAGAGCGATCCGCGTACCCGCGCCGAATTCATGAGCGCAGTCCAGGGCAGCTTCAAGGGCCGATAA
- a CDS encoding CoA pyrophosphatase produces the protein MSDPFARWLSGRERQALHLPEFRQAAVLVGLTLEDDPRILLTVRASNLPTHQGQISFPGGSLESGETAVQAAVREAHEEVGLNPAGVQVLGLLDDVFTPMKFHVTPVLARLPAELSLTPTPEVAEILLPRLSELRAIVPRGEERISPLGQPITIWHYLWHGHDIWGMTARVLRDVLESSGLQETGKHHPPMLPLLPRFSCLCASPSGLRVIGP, from the coding sequence GTGAGCGACCCCTTTGCACGCTGGCTTTCCGGGCGCGAACGGCAGGCGCTGCATCTGCCCGAATTTCGGCAGGCGGCGGTGCTGGTGGGCCTGACGCTGGAAGACGATCCGCGCATCCTGCTGACGGTGCGGGCCAGCAATCTGCCGACCCACCAGGGCCAGATCAGCTTTCCCGGCGGCAGTCTGGAGAGCGGCGAAACCGCCGTGCAGGCCGCCGTGCGCGAGGCCCACGAGGAAGTCGGGCTGAACCCGGCAGGCGTGCAGGTGCTGGGTCTGCTGGACGACGTGTTCACGCCGATGAAATTCCACGTGACGCCCGTGCTGGCGCGTCTGCCCGCCGAACTGTCGCTGACGCCCACGCCGGAAGTGGCCGAGATTCTGCTGCCCCGGCTGTCGGAACTGCGGGCCATCGTGCCCAGGGGCGAGGAACGCATCTCCCCGCTCGGTCAGCCGATCACGATCTGGCATTACCTGTGGCATGGGCACGATATCTGGGGCATGACGGCGCGGGTGCTGCGCGACGTGCTGGAAAGTTCAGGACTCCAAGAAACGGGGAAGCATCACCCGCCGATGCTTCCCCTGCTTCCCCGTTTTTCCTGCCTCTGTGCGTCCCCGTCGGGCCTCAGGGTTATCGGCCCTTGA
- a CDS encoding MazG family protein, which yields MNHLLDVLRRLRAPDGCPWDQEQTHASLRPYLLEEAAETVDAISKEDWAELPGELGDVLLQVAFHSVIAEEAGTFDYAQVEQSIVQKLIRRHPHIFGDVVVSGSDEVVSNWQAIKAQERGGKPRSAAERVPAALGALARETQAQKIAAFPAQEQSALEQAIHRATPDEHGVAEVLAAVVGWARSLGIDPELALRAHTGRTLDALSAASDGAEEA from the coding sequence ATGAATCATCTGCTGGACGTTCTGCGTCGCCTGCGTGCTCCGGACGGCTGTCCCTGGGATCAGGAACAGACGCACGCGAGCCTGCGCCCGTATCTGCTGGAAGAAGCAGCCGAGACGGTGGACGCGATTTCAAAGGAAGACTGGGCCGAGTTGCCCGGCGAACTGGGCGACGTGCTGCTTCAGGTCGCCTTTCACAGCGTGATTGCCGAGGAAGCCGGGACCTTCGACTACGCACAGGTGGAACAGAGCATCGTGCAGAAGCTGATCCGGCGACACCCGCATATTTTCGGTGACGTGGTGGTGAGCGGCTCAGACGAGGTGGTCAGCAACTGGCAGGCGATCAAGGCGCAGGAGCGGGGCGGCAAACCCCGCAGCGCCGCCGAGCGCGTTCCGGCAGCGCTGGGCGCACTGGCACGCGAAACGCAGGCACAGAAGATCGCTGCATTCCCCGCACAGGAACAAAGCGCTCTGGAACAGGCGATTCACCGGGCGACCCCCGACGAACACGGGGTGGCCGAGGTGCTGGCGGCCGTCGTCGGCTGGGCGCGGAGCCTGGGAATTGACCCGGAACTGGCGCTGCGTGCCCATACCGGGCGAACGCTGGACGCCCTGAGCGCCGCTTCAGACGGTGCGGAAGAGGCGTGA
- a CDS encoding SDR family oxidoreductase, whose protein sequence is MTANSSPSSASDTSGGKSAFITGGSKGIGYATAQALTGAGYRVTITSRNADEVQAAAAELGHEARGAVCDVRDFTALQAAVDAHVQAFGGLDVLIVNAGAGAFAPVQDMTPEQWNTILDTNLTGAFYTVKAAIPALARARGYIMLVSSLAGKNPFAGGSAYNASKFGMNGFAESIMLDLRPLGIKVSQLMPGSVATGFGGHTPTDADAWKIQPEDLAQIVLDLLAMNPRTLPSRVEIRPAQPPKR, encoded by the coding sequence ATGACAGCCAATTCATCTCCGTCTTCCGCTTCAGACACTTCCGGAGGCAAGAGCGCCTTTATCACGGGTGGCAGCAAGGGCATCGGGTACGCCACCGCCCAGGCACTGACGGGGGCGGGTTACCGCGTCACCATCACCAGCCGCAACGCAGACGAGGTGCAGGCCGCTGCCGCCGAGCTGGGGCACGAAGCGCGGGGAGCCGTGTGCGATGTGCGCGACTTCACGGCGCTTCAGGCGGCGGTGGATGCCCACGTGCAGGCCTTCGGTGGGCTCGACGTCCTGATCGTGAATGCCGGAGCGGGCGCGTTCGCCCCGGTGCAGGACATGACGCCCGAGCAGTGGAATACCATTCTCGACACCAATCTGACCGGAGCCTTCTACACCGTCAAGGCGGCCATTCCTGCGCTGGCGCGTGCTCGCGGCTACATCATGCTCGTCAGCAGTCTGGCGGGCAAGAACCCGTTTGCGGGCGGCAGCGCCTACAACGCCAGCAAATTCGGCATGAACGGGTTTGCCGAGAGCATCATGCTCGACCTTCGCCCGCTGGGTATCAAGGTGTCGCAGCTGATGCCCGGCAGCGTGGCGACCGGTTTCGGCGGCCATACCCCCACCGACGCCGACGCCTGGAAGATTCAGCCGGAAGACCTCGCTCAGATCGTGCTCGACCTGCTCGCCATGAACCCGCGCACCCTGCCCAGCCGCGTGGAGATTCGCCCGGCCCAGCCGCCGAAGCGCTGA
- a CDS encoding DUF937 domain-containing protein: protein MSLLDMLGGVLSPQALNSATQSVSAQVGTTPEQTQHAIEAAVPLILSGLTRNAQTPEGEAALGNALAQHDGTALDNLGMGQLPSTQDGQNILGHVFGSQTPAAANAVAQRSGIDPQMAMQILSIVAPLVLGMLGRSQGGAGGALGGGLGSILGSVLGGSASQSGGLGSILGGLLGGAPAQGQSQAQSGGLGNILGGLLGGAQPQTQAQPQAQSGGLGNIMGTLNNVLDNNGNGNALDDLVGMLGGRR from the coding sequence ATGTCTCTACTCGATATGCTCGGCGGTGTGCTGTCTCCTCAGGCTCTCAATTCGGCCACGCAGTCGGTCTCGGCCCAGGTCGGCACCACTCCCGAACAGACGCAGCACGCGATTGAAGCCGCTGTACCGCTGATCCTGAGCGGTCTGACGCGCAACGCCCAGACGCCAGAAGGCGAGGCAGCCCTCGGCAATGCCCTGGCGCAGCACGACGGCACCGCCCTCGACAACCTCGGGATGGGTCAGCTTCCCAGCACGCAGGACGGCCAGAATATTCTGGGCCACGTCTTCGGCAGTCAGACGCCCGCCGCTGCCAACGCGGTGGCGCAGCGCAGCGGCATCGATCCCCAGATGGCGATGCAGATTCTGAGCATCGTCGCGCCCCTGGTGCTGGGCATGCTGGGCCGCAGCCAGGGCGGAGCGGGCGGCGCTCTGGGCGGTGGGCTGGGCAGCATTCTCGGCAGCGTGCTGGGCGGCAGCGCGTCGCAGTCGGGCGGTCTGGGGAGCATCCTGGGCGGTCTGCTGGGCGGTGCTCCGGCACAGGGGCAATCACAGGCGCAGTCGGGTGGCCTGGGCAACATTCTGGGTGGCCTGCTGGGCGGCGCACAGCCACAGACCCAGGCCCAGCCACAGGCGCAGTCGGGTGGTCTGGGAAACATCATGGGAACGCTGAACAACGTTCTGGACAACAATGGCAACGGCAACGCCCTCGACGATCTGGTGGGCATGCTGGGTGGCAGGCGCTAG
- a CDS encoding bifunctional (p)ppGpp synthetase/guanosine-3',5'-bis(diphosphate) 3'-pyrophosphohydrolase has protein sequence MEALRPLLSERSAQDQAIIEAAYEFARQAHEGVLRKSGEPYITHPVAVAVILAELGMDTDSIAAGLLHDTVEDTPVTLEDIEKHFGPDVRRIVEGETKVSKLAKVAKAQNPDRSLSDEQSENMRKLLIAMTSDIRIIIVKLADRLHNMRTLDSMQPVKQQRIARETMEIFAPLAHRLGIGQVKWELEDLSFRYLEPDAYIELQTRLRTRQEERILHIRTALQEMREALGEDLELEEWVDDINVSGRSKHLWSIYSKMQKEGKALEQIFDLLAIRVILTPKALQVRAQADAKRQERAEEVREKRVCYHSLSIVHSLWTPIPGRFKDYIAVPKPNGYQSLHTTVISPSGQPVEVQIRSRRMHEVAEYGVAAHWLYKQGEKLGEQQREGWLQRLQQLQHEILDASDFVDAVKEDLLGGRVVVFTPKGDTRDLPSASTPIDFAYNVHSRIGDTAVGAKVNGSIVPLSYQLQNGDMVEIVTSKNGTPSKDWLSFAVTRSARTKIRHHFRVEERAEALEHGHDLLERYLRKRNLPVRQLMRTKSLEDVADRLTGNRNPDDLYLALHAGKLTTGMVARTLVPELNQEKPPQARPRPLPPTPRSDGDGKVYVEGVLSQAKKGMCCNPIPGDQIMAYVTRGRGYTIHRIDCPNMVRLLKDEPEDRCRPASWNPGEPGHSAVNLDVVAADRSGLLADVLAVLVVQKRSPLKVEAAVRGQTAHILLRLEVGGQMDLSRLADAIRGVEGVRDVLRVGNKSGRAIPTEARLR, from the coding sequence ATGGAGGCCCTTCGCCCACTCCTTTCAGAACGCAGCGCCCAGGATCAGGCCATCATCGAGGCCGCCTACGAATTTGCTCGCCAGGCCCATGAGGGTGTCCTCCGCAAGAGTGGCGAGCCGTATATCACGCATCCGGTGGCGGTGGCCGTCATTCTGGCCGAACTGGGCATGGACACCGACAGCATCGCGGCGGGCCTGCTGCACGACACCGTAGAAGATACTCCGGTCACGCTTGAAGACATCGAAAAACACTTCGGCCCCGATGTGCGGCGCATCGTGGAGGGAGAAACCAAGGTCAGCAAGCTGGCCAAGGTCGCCAAGGCGCAGAACCCTGACCGCAGCCTGTCGGACGAGCAGTCCGAAAATATGCGGAAGCTGCTGATCGCCATGACCAGCGATATCCGCATCATCATCGTGAAGCTCGCGGACCGCCTGCACAACATGCGGACCCTCGATTCGATGCAGCCGGTCAAGCAGCAGCGCATTGCCCGTGAGACGATGGAAATCTTCGCGCCGCTGGCCCACCGGCTGGGCATCGGGCAGGTGAAGTGGGAGCTGGAAGACCTGTCGTTCCGCTACCTGGAACCCGACGCCTATATCGAGTTGCAAACCCGGCTGCGAACCCGCCAGGAAGAGCGGATTCTGCACATCCGTACCGCGCTTCAGGAGATGCGTGAGGCGCTGGGCGAGGATCTGGAACTCGAAGAATGGGTGGACGACATCAACGTGTCGGGGCGCAGCAAGCACCTGTGGAGCATCTATTCCAAGATGCAGAAGGAAGGCAAGGCGCTGGAGCAGATTTTCGACCTGCTCGCCATCCGGGTCATTCTGACGCCCAAAGCGTTGCAGGTACGGGCGCAGGCCGATGCCAAGCGGCAGGAACGCGCCGAGGAAGTGCGCGAGAAACGGGTGTGCTATCACTCGCTGTCCATCGTGCACAGCCTGTGGACGCCGATTCCGGGCCGCTTCAAGGACTACATCGCGGTGCCCAAGCCCAACGGCTACCAGAGCCTGCACACCACCGTCATCAGCCCCAGCGGGCAGCCGGTCGAGGTGCAGATTCGCTCGCGCCGCATGCACGAAGTCGCTGAATACGGCGTGGCGGCGCACTGGCTGTACAAGCAGGGCGAGAAACTGGGCGAGCAGCAGCGCGAGGGCTGGCTGCAACGCCTCCAGCAGCTTCAGCACGAGATTCTGGACGCTTCAGACTTCGTAGACGCTGTGAAGGAAGACCTGTTGGGCGGGCGGGTGGTGGTGTTTACGCCCAAGGGCGACACCCGCGACCTGCCGAGCGCGTCTACCCCGATCGATTTCGCCTACAACGTCCACTCGCGCATCGGAGATACAGCGGTGGGCGCGAAGGTCAACGGCAGCATCGTTCCGCTGAGCTATCAGCTTCAGAACGGCGATATGGTCGAGATCGTGACCTCGAAAAACGGCACGCCCAGCAAGGACTGGCTGAGTTTTGCCGTCACCCGCAGCGCCCGCACCAAGATCCGGCACCATTTCCGCGTCGAGGAGCGGGCCGAGGCGCTGGAGCACGGGCACGATCTGCTGGAACGCTACCTGAGAAAGCGCAATCTGCCTGTGCGCCAGCTGATGCGGACCAAGTCGCTGGAAGATGTGGCCGACCGTCTGACCGGCAACCGCAATCCCGATGATCTGTATCTGGCGCTGCACGCGGGCAAACTGACCACCGGCATGGTCGCCCGCACACTGGTGCCCGAACTGAATCAGGAGAAGCCGCCCCAGGCCCGTCCCCGCCCGCTGCCGCCCACGCCGCGCAGCGACGGCGACGGCAAGGTGTATGTGGAGGGTGTGCTGTCGCAGGCCAAGAAGGGCATGTGCTGCAATCCGATTCCCGGCGATCAGATCATGGCCTACGTGACGCGGGGGCGCGGCTATACCATCCACAGAATCGACTGCCCCAACATGGTGCGGCTGCTGAAAGACGAGCCGGAAGACCGCTGCCGCCCGGCCTCGTGGAATCCGGGCGAACCGGGGCACAGCGCGGTCAATCTGGACGTGGTCGCGGCTGACCGTTCGGGCCTGCTGGCCGACGTGCTGGCAGTCCTGGTGGTGCAGAAGCGCAGTCCGCTGAAAGTCGAGGCAGCGGTGCGCGGGCAGACGGCGCATATCCTGCTGCGGCTGGAAGTGGGCGGTCAGATGGACCTGAGCCGCCTGGCCGACGCTATCCGTGGCGTGGAAGGCGTGCGCGACGTGCTGCGGGTGGGCAACAAGAGCGGGCGGGCTATTCCGACGGAAGCGCGGCTGCGCTAG
- a CDS encoding PH domain-containing protein — protein MGTAGGGLCVGRFRDTSGQVYEVYSDCSPEVLLFSVPGRKPLAITPGDPAGLLATLKSGGTGTYYLPRSFHVPLSSWLLTVPLLLLALAALLPPPTLRYSLTPDALLVRRRLGVDRLPYAGMTVRMARGQLGMRLLGTGVPGYHTGLYASADGQVMAGATSVSAPALLIKSGSLAYYLTPADPQALMAELQKRGATLLA, from the coding sequence ATGGGAACGGCTGGCGGGGGTCTGTGTGTAGGCCGTTTCCGCGACACCTCGGGGCAGGTGTACGAGGTGTACTCCGACTGCTCTCCGGAGGTGCTGCTGTTCAGCGTGCCGGGCAGGAAGCCGCTGGCGATCACGCCGGGCGATCCGGCGGGCCTGCTGGCGACCCTGAAGAGTGGCGGAACGGGCACGTATTATCTGCCGCGCAGTTTTCACGTGCCGCTGAGCAGCTGGCTGCTGACGGTGCCGCTGCTGCTGCTGGCACTGGCGGCGCTGCTGCCCCCGCCCACGCTGCGCTACTCGCTGACACCCGACGCGCTGCTGGTGCGCCGCCGCCTGGGAGTGGACCGCCTGCCCTACGCCGGTATGACCGTGCGGATGGCGCGGGGACAGCTGGGGATGCGGCTGCTGGGAACCGGGGTGCCCGGCTACCACACGGGTCTGTACGCCAGTGCCGACGGGCAGGTGATGGCGGGGGCCACCTCGGTCAGCGCTCCGGCCCTGCTGATCAAGAGCGGCTCGTTGGCGTATTACCTGACACCCGCCGACCCGCAGGCCCTGATGGCCGAACTCCAGAAGCGCGGCGCTACACTGCTGGCGTGA
- a CDS encoding FUSC family protein — translation MPSLTLLPDLGDLLRLQPQYNSATLIELLDSLHLREVLWLSGPDPDHPARDTLAAAGITVRELAPDWAWADAEYEALTGFMRQYPQGQQRLRAAGAAQQQLEAALQGPLTLARLTSPELLADLAAYHASLAQALDEGPGTRWHARRLDELAAAVQAHHSAAIVALDDLPGLLERLPHAELPAPGFVPGERSRLRALADRALLLQEHDDLSALLSALEREQGDRLTPRAELQYAAAGIHLAVGDLKNARALLESAAHALTNERSLPGLVLARLGQVRDAQGERDLATRTYRAVMALNYVPQVAREAAQAGLQAPFLLELE, via the coding sequence ATGCCGTCTCTGACGTTGCTGCCCGATCTGGGCGATCTGTTGCGGCTCCAGCCTCAGTACAATTCGGCAACCCTGATCGAACTGCTGGACAGTCTGCACCTGCGGGAGGTGCTGTGGCTCAGCGGCCCCGACCCGGACCACCCGGCACGCGACACGCTGGCTGCCGCAGGCATAACCGTTCGGGAACTCGCGCCCGACTGGGCCTGGGCCGACGCCGAGTACGAAGCACTGACCGGCTTCATGCGGCAGTATCCGCAGGGACAGCAGCGTCTCCGGGCGGCAGGCGCGGCGCAGCAACAGCTGGAGGCAGCGCTCCAGGGGCCACTCACCCTCGCCCGACTGACCTCGCCCGAACTGCTGGCCGACCTGGCTGCCTACCACGCCTCGCTTGCACAGGCGTTGGATGAAGGGCCAGGCACCCGCTGGCACGCCCGGCGGCTGGATGAACTCGCGGCAGCGGTGCAGGCACACCACAGCGCTGCCATCGTGGCCCTTGACGACCTGCCGGGGCTGCTCGAACGCCTGCCACACGCAGAGCTGCCCGCACCGGGCTTCGTTCCCGGCGAGCGTTCCCGGCTGCGTGCGCTGGCAGACCGTGCCCTGCTGCTCCAGGAACACGATGACCTGTCGGCGCTGCTTTCAGCCCTGGAACGCGAGCAGGGCGACCGTCTCACGCCCAGGGCCGAGCTGCAGTACGCCGCTGCGGGCATTCATCTGGCAGTGGGCGACCTGAAGAATGCCCGCGCTCTGCTGGAAAGCGCCGCCCACGCCCTGACCAACGAGCGCAGCCTGCCGGGACTGGTGCTGGCACGGCTGGGGCAGGTACGAGACGCGCAGGGAGAACGCGACCTGGCGACCCGCACCTACCGGGCGGTCATGGCGCTGAACTACGTTCCCCAGGTCGCCAGAGAAGCGGCGCAGGCAGGTTTGCAGGCTCCCTTCCTGCTGGAACTGGAATAA
- the ppgK gene encoding polyphosphate--glucose phosphotransferase, with amino-acid sequence MGGVLGIDIGGSGIKGAPVDLKTGKLLAERFRIPTPAGAAPEDVAEVVAEIAHHFEELGSGKGPIGVTFPGVVRGGVTLSAANVDKRWIGIDADQLFTRAVGRPVTLLNDADAAGLGEARYGAGKDAHGVVMMLTFGTGIGSALINSGVLVPNTELGHLQLGGREVEPWASERARELEDLSWKAWSKRANAYLEHLEMLFSPDLFIIGGGISKKPEKWQPLLQIKTPIVPATLQNEAGIVGAALMASEKRG; translated from the coding sequence GTGGGCGGCGTGCTGGGCATCGACATCGGTGGCAGCGGCATCAAGGGAGCGCCTGTCGATCTGAAGACGGGAAAATTGCTGGCCGAGCGCTTCCGTATTCCCACCCCCGCCGGAGCCGCGCCCGAAGACGTGGCCGAGGTGGTGGCCGAGATCGCGCACCACTTCGAGGAACTGGGGAGCGGCAAAGGTCCTATCGGAGTGACGTTTCCGGGGGTGGTACGCGGCGGCGTGACGCTGAGCGCGGCCAACGTGGACAAGCGCTGGATCGGCATCGACGCTGACCAGCTGTTTACCCGGGCGGTGGGCAGGCCCGTGACGCTGCTGAACGACGCCGACGCCGCCGGACTGGGAGAGGCACGCTACGGCGCGGGCAAAGACGCGCACGGCGTGGTGATGATGCTGACCTTCGGCACCGGTATCGGCTCAGCGCTGATCAACAGTGGCGTGCTGGTGCCCAATACCGAGCTGGGCCACCTGCAGCTGGGCGGGCGCGAGGTCGAACCGTGGGCCTCGGAGCGGGCACGCGAACTGGAGGACCTGAGCTGGAAGGCCTGGAGCAAACGCGCCAACGCCTACCTGGAGCACCTGGAAATGCTGTTCAGCCCCGACCTGTTCATCATCGGCGGGGGCATCAGCAAGAAGCCCGAGAAGTGGCAGCCGCTGCTTCAGATCAAAACGCCCATCGTGCCCGCCACCCTGCAAAACGAAGCAGGCATCGTGGGCGCGGCGCTGATGGCCTCGGAGAAGCGCGGCTAG
- the rplT gene encoding 50S ribosomal protein L20: MPRVKTGVVRRRRHKKTLKQAKGFWGSRSKQYKNAFQTLLNAATYEYRDRRNKKRDFRRLWIQRINAGARLHGMNYSTFISGLKGAGIDLNRKVLADIAAREPEAFAVLVQSAKASRSA, translated from the coding sequence ATGCCACGCGTTAAGACCGGCGTAGTCCGCCGCCGCCGCCACAAGAAGACCCTCAAGCAGGCCAAGGGCTTCTGGGGTTCGCGCAGCAAGCAGTACAAGAACGCCTTCCAGACCCTGCTGAACGCCGCTACCTACGAGTACCGCGACCGTCGCAACAAGAAGCGCGACTTCCGCCGTCTGTGGATTCAGCGCATCAACGCCGGTGCGCGTCTGCACGGCATGAACTACAGCACCTTCATCAGTGGCCTGAAGGGTGCGGGCATCGACCTGAACCGCAAGGTCCTGGCCGACATCGCCGCCCGTGAGCCGGAAGCGTTCGCCGTGCTGGTGCAGAGCGCCAAGGCCAGCCGCAGCGCATAA
- the rpmI gene encoding 50S ribosomal protein L35 — protein MPKVKTKKSATRRIKITATGKVMAFKSGKRHQNTGKSGDEIRGKGKGFVLSKSEWARMKAMLPKGV, from the coding sequence ATGCCTAAAGTCAAGACCAAGAAGAGTGCCACGCGCCGGATCAAGATCACGGCGACGGGCAAAGTCATGGCGTTCAAGAGTGGCAAGCGCCACCAGAACACCGGCAAGAGCGGCGACGAAATTCGCGGCAAGGGCAAGGGCTTCGTGCTCTCCAAGAGCGAATGGGCACGCATGAAAGCCATGCTGCCGAAGGGAGTGTGA